The Halomicronema hongdechloris C2206 genome includes a window with the following:
- a CDS encoding vitamin K epoxide reductase family protein has protein sequence MGRRRQETLWIHRWSRWLIGAIALIGAAETAYLTVIKFMGDGAACPTEGCDRVLASAYATVFGLPLPLFGFLAYGAMAVLALGPLGIRSEGHKDRRQQLETTSWWLLFVVSLTMVVFSGYLMYVMAFEIQAVCVYCIGSALFTLTMLSLTLLGRRWKDMGQLLFIGLIVAIIALVGTLAVYAPITGGGSAPTTSAAGETGPPITTTSGAAEMALAQHLDDTGAKMYGAWWCSHCHDQKQLFGQTAAKEIPYVECDPEGVTPQTALCRSQDAVTGFPTWEINGKFYPGVQPLEALARLSGYSGPDDFQN, from the coding sequence ATGGGACGTCGCCGTCAGGAAACGCTCTGGATTCATCGCTGGTCTCGCTGGTTGATTGGGGCGATTGCTCTGATTGGAGCTGCTGAAACCGCTTACTTAACGGTCATCAAATTCATGGGAGATGGGGCAGCTTGTCCGACGGAGGGATGCGATCGCGTCCTCGCCAGCGCCTATGCCACCGTGTTCGGCTTACCCCTTCCCCTGTTTGGGTTTTTGGCCTATGGGGCCATGGCTGTACTGGCCCTAGGTCCTCTAGGAATCCGATCAGAGGGTCATAAAGACCGTCGCCAACAGCTTGAAACCACCAGCTGGTGGTTATTGTTTGTGGTCTCGTTGACCATGGTGGTCTTCAGTGGCTACCTGATGTATGTCATGGCCTTTGAGATCCAAGCTGTGTGCGTCTACTGCATTGGCTCGGCCCTATTTACCCTGACCATGCTCAGCCTCACCCTGCTGGGCCGCCGCTGGAAAGACATGGGGCAGTTACTATTCATTGGCCTGATCGTTGCCATCATCGCCCTGGTCGGCACCCTAGCCGTCTATGCCCCCATCACTGGCGGCGGATCTGCCCCAACCACCTCTGCTGCTGGCGAAACGGGACCACCCATCACCACAACCTCTGGTGCGGCGGAGATGGCGTTGGCCCAGCACCTAGACGACACCGGTGCCAAGATGTATGGCGCCTGGTGGTGTTCCCATTGCCATGATCAAAAACAGCTCTTTGGCCAAACAGCCGCTAAGGAGATTCCCTACGTCGAATGTGACCCAGAAGGCGTGACCCCCCAAACGGCACTGTGTCGGTCCCAGGATGCCGTCACCGGCTTCCCCACCTGGGAAATTAATGGCAAGTTCTATCCAGGAGTACAGCCTTTAGAGGCCTTGGCGAGGCTTTCAGGCTACAGCGGTCCGGATGATTTTCAGAATTGA
- the btpA gene encoding photosystem I biogenesis protein BtpA, with protein MDLTQIFRTPNPVIGVVHLLPLPTSPRWQGDLQLVIDRAEQEATALASGGVNGIVVENFFDAPFAKDRVDPAVVSAMTLIVQRLQQLVTLPIGINVLRNDGHSALAIASCVGAQFIRVNVLTGVMATDQGLIEGNAHDLMRYRRELGSDVKIIADVLVKHARPLGSPNLTTAVQETLERGLADGIILSGWATGSPPSLEDLELARAAAQDHPVFIGSGATWENIAKLMQAADGVIVASSLKRRGDISQPIDPIRVSQFVEAMQRSLSSQESMAAVASMALS; from the coding sequence GTGGACTTAACACAAATTTTTCGCACTCCCAACCCTGTCATTGGCGTCGTTCATCTATTGCCCCTACCCACATCACCTCGCTGGCAGGGTGATTTACAGCTGGTTATCGATCGGGCTGAGCAGGAGGCGACGGCACTAGCGTCGGGAGGGGTAAATGGCATTGTGGTTGAGAACTTCTTTGATGCACCTTTTGCTAAGGATCGGGTTGATCCAGCTGTAGTGAGTGCCATGACGCTGATCGTGCAGCGTTTACAGCAATTGGTGACGCTTCCCATCGGCATCAATGTGCTGCGCAATGATGGCCACAGTGCCCTTGCGATCGCATCCTGTGTGGGGGCGCAATTCATTCGAGTCAATGTATTAACCGGGGTGATGGCAACGGATCAAGGGCTGATCGAAGGCAATGCCCATGACCTGATGCGCTATCGCCGGGAGTTGGGCAGCGATGTCAAGATCATCGCCGATGTGCTAGTGAAGCACGCCCGCCCCTTGGGATCGCCAAATTTGACTACGGCGGTGCAGGAAACCCTAGAGCGGGGATTGGCCGATGGCATTATTCTCTCTGGCTGGGCCACAGGCAGCCCTCCTAGTTTGGAGGATCTGGAGCTAGCCCGAGCCGCGGCCCAGGATCATCCTGTCTTCATTGGCAGTGGGGCTACCTGGGAAAATATTGCCAAATTGATGCAGGCGGCGGATGGTGTGATTGTGGCCAGTTCCCTGAAACGGCGGGGAGATATCAGTCAACCCATTGATCCAATTCGAGTCAGTCAGTTTGTAGAAGCCATGCAACGCAGCCTATCGAGCCAAGAATCTATGGCCGCAGTGGCGTCCATGGCTCTGTCCTAA
- the rimO gene encoding 30S ribosomal protein S12 methylthiotransferase RimO: MDHKPTIAFTHLGCEKNRVDTEHMLGLLVQAGYPVDANEALADYVIVNTCSFIEAAREESVRTLVELAEANKKLVVTGCLAQHFQSELLEELPEAVALVGTGDYHQIVQVIEQTEAGERVKAISAKPTYIADETVPRYRTTTESVAYLRIAEGCNYRCAFCIIPHLRGDQRSRPIESIVAEAHQLAAEGVKEICLISQITTHYGVDIYGRPRLADLLRALGDVDVPWIRIHYAYPTGLTEEVIAAIQATPNVLPYLDLPLQHSHPDILRAMHRPWQGHVNDTVIERLQTALPEAVLRTTFIVGFPGETDTHFQHLMDFVHRHEFDHVGVFTFSPEVGTVAHDLPNQVPEAIKAARREQLMLLQQPISCRRNQAQINQIVEVLIEQQNPATGKSIGRSPRFAPDVDGLVYVSGPTCLGQQVPVHIEAADTYDLFGTVVMS, from the coding sequence ATGGATCACAAGCCAACGATTGCCTTTACTCACCTTGGCTGTGAGAAAAATCGAGTCGATACAGAGCACATGCTGGGATTACTCGTGCAGGCAGGGTATCCCGTCGATGCCAATGAAGCACTGGCCGATTATGTCATTGTTAACACCTGCAGTTTCATCGAAGCTGCCCGCGAAGAGTCCGTCCGGACCCTAGTGGAGCTAGCCGAAGCCAATAAGAAGCTTGTCGTCACCGGTTGCCTAGCTCAGCATTTTCAATCGGAGCTACTAGAAGAGTTACCTGAAGCCGTTGCCCTAGTGGGCACTGGTGATTACCACCAAATCGTGCAAGTCATTGAACAGACTGAAGCCGGAGAACGGGTCAAGGCAATTTCTGCTAAGCCCACCTATATTGCCGACGAAACGGTTCCCCGCTATCGCACCACTACCGAGAGTGTTGCCTACCTGCGCATCGCTGAAGGCTGTAACTATCGCTGTGCCTTTTGCATCATTCCCCATTTGAGGGGAGATCAGCGCTCTCGCCCGATCGAGTCCATCGTCGCTGAGGCCCACCAACTAGCAGCGGAAGGAGTAAAGGAAATCTGCCTGATCTCCCAGATTACGACCCACTATGGCGTCGATATCTACGGTCGTCCTCGCTTAGCCGATCTGCTGCGGGCGCTGGGCGACGTCGATGTTCCCTGGATTCGCATTCATTACGCCTATCCTACCGGGTTAACAGAGGAGGTCATTGCTGCCATTCAAGCAACTCCCAACGTATTGCCCTACCTAGATCTACCCTTACAACACTCCCACCCCGACATCTTGCGGGCCATGCATCGGCCTTGGCAAGGCCATGTCAACGACACTGTGATTGAACGGCTCCAAACTGCTCTGCCAGAAGCTGTCCTCAGAACCACATTTATCGTCGGATTCCCTGGGGAAACCGACACCCATTTCCAACACCTGATGGACTTCGTTCACCGCCATGAGTTCGATCACGTGGGCGTATTTACCTTTTCCCCCGAGGTTGGCACCGTTGCCCATGACCTTCCCAATCAGGTGCCCGAAGCGATTAAGGCAGCGCGACGAGAACAATTAATGTTGCTGCAGCAACCGATTTCCTGCCGCCGTAATCAAGCCCAAATTAATCAAATTGTTGAGGTTCTAATCGAGCAGCAAAACCCTGCCACGGGCAAATCTATCGGTCGTTCTCCTCGATTTGCCCCTGATGTGGATGGCTTAGTCTATGTGAGCGGACCGACCTGCCTGGGACAACAGGTGCCCGTCCATATAGAAGCCGCCGATACCTACGATCTATTCGGCACTGTGGTGATGTCCTGA
- a CDS encoding DEAD/DEAH box helicase: MTLSFTGLGLSADKVHHLEKLGFREPTPIQAQAVPHLLSGRDVVGQAQTGTGKTAAFALPLLEQIDPRIPVLQSLILTPTRELAIQVCQAMRDLNTDRSLKILAVYGGQSIDQQMRRLRRGSQVVVGTPGRVLDLINRGALNLDQVNWLVLDEADEMLNMGFIQDVETILNCTPAERQTAFFSATMAPTIRELATKFLRSPVTVTVEAAKSAPTRIEQRVYVVPRGWSKSRALQPILEMENPESALIFVRTRRTAAELTRQLQAAGHSVDEYHGDLTQSQRERLILRFRQQQVRWVVATDIAARGLDVDNLTHVINYELPDSVESYVHRIGRTGRAGKEGMAISLVHPLEKYKLRQIERHIQQKLAFAKIPTRAEIAARHLERLQAQVEDAITSERLASFLPIVSQLTESYDLRTIAAAALQMAYDQMSPSWQRHEIHTEITETERHGQRSPSKQGRGKSSSKQRRTIQPSASSSQD; this comes from the coding sequence ATGACACTGTCATTTACTGGTTTGGGTCTGTCAGCAGACAAAGTTCACCATTTAGAAAAGCTAGGCTTTCGAGAGCCGACGCCGATTCAGGCCCAAGCCGTTCCCCATCTGCTTTCAGGACGGGATGTCGTGGGCCAAGCCCAGACAGGCACTGGCAAAACGGCCGCCTTCGCCCTACCGTTACTGGAACAAATTGATCCCCGTATACCGGTTCTACAATCGCTGATTTTAACGCCTACCCGGGAGCTGGCCATTCAGGTCTGCCAGGCCATGCGCGATTTAAATACAGATCGTTCCCTGAAAATTTTGGCGGTATATGGAGGCCAATCCATCGATCAGCAGATGCGGCGGTTGCGCCGGGGCAGCCAAGTCGTTGTCGGCACCCCAGGGCGAGTCTTGGACTTGATCAACCGAGGCGCCCTCAACCTTGACCAGGTCAATTGGCTAGTGCTGGACGAGGCCGATGAAATGCTGAATATGGGCTTCATTCAGGACGTCGAGACCATTCTCAACTGTACCCCAGCCGAGCGTCAGACTGCCTTTTTCTCCGCCACTATGGCTCCGACTATTCGTGAACTGGCCACCAAGTTTTTGCGATCTCCGGTCACAGTCACCGTGGAAGCGGCTAAATCAGCCCCCACTCGTATTGAGCAACGGGTCTATGTCGTTCCTAGAGGCTGGAGCAAGAGCCGAGCGTTGCAACCGATTCTGGAGATGGAGAATCCAGAGTCAGCCTTGATCTTCGTCCGCACTCGTCGCACTGCCGCCGAACTCACCCGACAACTACAGGCCGCTGGGCACAGCGTCGATGAGTACCATGGTGATCTAACCCAGTCCCAGCGTGAGCGGTTGATCTTACGCTTTCGTCAGCAACAAGTGCGATGGGTCGTGGCTACTGACATTGCTGCCCGTGGCCTTGATGTTGATAATCTCACCCATGTGATCAACTACGAACTTCCCGATTCGGTGGAAAGCTATGTTCATCGCATTGGTCGCACCGGCCGGGCAGGAAAAGAAGGGATGGCGATCTCCCTAGTGCATCCTCTGGAAAAATATAAGCTGCGCCAGATTGAGCGCCACATCCAGCAGAAGCTGGCCTTCGCTAAAATTCCCACTCGGGCTGAGATCGCAGCTCGTCATCTAGAGCGGCTACAGGCTCAGGTGGAAGATGCCATTACCAGTGAACGGTTAGCATCTTTCCTGCCCATCGTGTCTCAGCTGACTGAATCCTATGATTTACGTACTATTGCCGCGGCGGCCTTGCAAATGGCCTACGACCAGATGAGCCCATCCTGGCAACGGCATGAAATTCATACTGAGATCACCGAGACAGAACGCCACGGGCAGAGATCGCCCTCTAAGCAGGGACGCGGTAAGTCCTCATCTAAGCAACGCCGCACGATTCAACCCTCGGCATCCTCAAGTCAAGATTAA
- a CDS encoding ATP-binding protein has product MPAFTSLDEINRAIQTHNPFDRHFVVKTQQIWANELPDIPSINSHASKAILDAAKKIEESRIATLGIALLAPKGRGKTHILSRIRHRLQEQGNGVFVYLSEYGNLSSIKHQFLQGLVLSLRKPGSQEVMQCQEVVTALLNHALEKDFTPHHLIAQFPRAVAKNPQLIEKIIAKVFQLNLGVEDPYIIRALLWTLSAVHAPYALNWLAGKEITESQANRLGLPEVSERDQEIYAFSSAMQLLNLISHYKTPIICFDELDGAECGDEDVVDVSGFTRAMVVASLGKDIYNSLRCGILVTTMYPQTWQTEVKILPQNEAIEDRIAEQKIELRPLNEDTTVELVKCWLQRFYQQHDLEPPHELYPFDESELRDIGRGKPTVREFLKLCAERFSVVPIDSVEEVSRVYDEIESSLEDILDDNQKIANALAFAFTRLSGQTLEGVTIESVDREVAPKYKSSGYMQFRIIGRENGNEVKIGVGVLQNSHGKSVGAGIKRLTWYRDFDLTRGCLVRSKTIAPHWRTANDCLRRLTQELGGEWAGFQPEEMRPLIALREVARSLEDYDLSQDAFEKFLNQRKDLILENLLIREILSDPSGEAPVEVTDEDEEFERAIAEAAESDDDVAEELLLAS; this is encoded by the coding sequence ATGCCTGCTTTCACTTCTCTAGATGAAATCAACCGTGCTATTCAAACTCACAACCCCTTCGATCGACATTTTGTGGTCAAGACCCAGCAGATCTGGGCCAATGAACTTCCTGATATTCCTTCTATCAATAGTCATGCCTCTAAAGCTATTTTAGACGCAGCTAAGAAAATCGAGGAAAGTAGAATTGCTACCCTAGGTATTGCCCTGCTTGCTCCAAAGGGAAGGGGTAAAACCCATATCCTGAGCCGAATCCGTCATCGCTTACAGGAGCAGGGCAACGGCGTATTTGTGTATTTGAGTGAGTACGGTAACCTCAGTTCAATTAAACATCAGTTTCTACAGGGCCTCGTACTGAGCCTGAGAAAACCTGGTAGCCAAGAAGTCATGCAATGCCAAGAGGTTGTTACGGCCTTATTGAACCATGCGCTAGAGAAGGACTTCACGCCTCATCACCTGATTGCCCAATTTCCTAGAGCCGTGGCTAAGAATCCTCAGCTTATTGAAAAAATCATTGCCAAAGTGTTCCAGCTAAACCTTGGCGTTGAAGATCCTTATATCATTAGAGCTTTACTTTGGACTTTATCGGCTGTTCATGCTCCCTATGCGCTCAACTGGCTGGCCGGCAAGGAAATTACAGAATCTCAAGCTAATAGATTAGGACTCCCTGAAGTTAGCGAAAGGGATCAGGAAATTTATGCGTTTAGTAGCGCGATGCAACTCTTAAATCTGATTAGCCACTACAAAACACCGATTATTTGCTTTGATGAATTAGATGGTGCTGAATGCGGTGATGAAGATGTCGTAGACGTGAGTGGATTCACAAGAGCTATGGTTGTTGCCAGCCTTGGCAAAGATATCTACAACAGCTTAAGATGTGGGATCTTGGTGACCACTATGTATCCTCAAACTTGGCAAACAGAAGTCAAAATATTGCCTCAAAATGAGGCTATCGAGGATAGAATAGCCGAGCAAAAAATCGAGCTTAGACCACTCAATGAAGATACTACGGTTGAGCTAGTAAAGTGCTGGCTTCAGCGATTCTACCAACAACACGATTTGGAGCCCCCCCATGAGCTTTATCCTTTCGATGAAAGCGAACTCAGAGATATTGGTAGAGGAAAACCTACTGTTCGTGAATTTCTCAAGCTATGTGCGGAGAGGTTTTCAGTTGTGCCTATTGATTCGGTAGAGGAAGTTAGCCGAGTTTATGACGAGATTGAGTCAAGCTTGGAAGACATACTTGACGATAATCAAAAGATTGCCAATGCACTCGCCTTTGCCTTTACTCGACTCAGTGGTCAAACCCTTGAAGGTGTCACTATTGAATCGGTAGATAGAGAGGTTGCCCCGAAGTATAAAAGCAGTGGATATATGCAGTTTCGCATTATCGGTCGTGAAAATGGCAATGAGGTAAAAATTGGAGTTGGAGTCTTGCAGAACTCTCATGGGAAAAGTGTAGGAGCAGGTATAAAGCGTTTGACTTGGTATAGAGACTTTGATTTAACACGGGGGTGTCTGGTGCGCTCTAAGACAATTGCCCCGCACTGGCGCACTGCCAATGACTGTCTGAGAAGATTAACTCAAGAGCTGGGTGGAGAATGGGCAGGCTTTCAGCCAGAAGAGATGAGGCCACTGATTGCACTTCGAGAGGTTGCCAGATCGCTTGAGGATTATGATTTAAGCCAAGATGCATTTGAAAAATTCCTCAATCAACGCAAAGATCTAATTCTGGAGAATCTCTTGATTCGCGAGATTTTAAGCGACCCATCTGGCGAGGCTCCAGTCGAAGTTACCGACGAGGATGAAGAGTTTGAGCGTGCCATCGCCGAGGCAGCTGAATCAGATGATGATGTTGCTGAAGAACTCTTGCTAGCCAGTTAA
- a CDS encoding DUF1802 family protein, which produces MSDTFLVSTALCVPVLDLEALMQGRTVVAMSKAFRCAPYFLLCPVELPELNSHAKQLYRSGFLSSVPLQQPVIGGQTPPITAWAKFEDCKIYSEVEELRALSRLTVWTTEGLQAIITERNRIFLASLRVFQLHQPIETREAWVSPDKAGRFIQLPNHFPVDDTLPVLSDQKFARQHQRLEQFAPPPHPELEKLEAAFAFRSQSSLTDEVLRYETRNLLGWHSHRPATPIDPNLDWIHKVAALGNRSMEEDEGKSNYQAGADFEIAVRDSLQYLGFKIELSHRGGAGGLDLACSEPYALIGECKSGKRIPNDTAVQLLNLGTLRLTDKETYRTAAKLIIGPGEPTSQLEKAAKVHGMAIINPTTLENLVQLHHQHPGSIDLLQLKEYLADGRADDEVDKYIQKVKAQLALRAYIVDQIRHYLEDAKADDANVDSLHAVYVVSKRAPSLSREEFHEILIELSSPLAGYLGRRKDSDGKDHFYFLRELHV; this is translated from the coding sequence ATGAGTGATACCTTTCTAGTTTCTACAGCTCTTTGTGTGCCTGTTCTCGATCTGGAAGCCTTAATGCAGGGACGCACAGTTGTCGCCATGTCCAAGGCATTTCGATGTGCGCCTTATTTCTTGCTGTGTCCAGTTGAACTTCCAGAGCTAAATTCCCATGCCAAGCAGCTTTATCGATCAGGCTTTCTCTCAAGCGTGCCTCTACAGCAGCCTGTAATAGGTGGTCAAACACCACCTATTACAGCTTGGGCAAAATTTGAAGACTGCAAAATCTACAGCGAGGTTGAAGAACTGCGGGCACTCTCTCGTCTGACTGTTTGGACCACCGAAGGACTACAGGCTATTATAACTGAAAGAAATAGAATATTTCTAGCGTCTCTGCGAGTCTTCCAACTGCATCAACCAATTGAGACTAGGGAAGCTTGGGTCAGTCCAGATAAGGCGGGTCGATTCATTCAATTACCGAATCATTTCCCAGTCGATGATACTTTGCCAGTTCTAAGCGATCAAAAATTTGCTCGTCAACATCAACGTTTAGAGCAATTCGCCCCACCACCTCATCCAGAATTAGAAAAGTTAGAGGCTGCCTTCGCCTTCCGTTCGCAGTCATCTCTTACCGATGAAGTGCTAAGGTACGAAACTAGAAATCTTTTAGGCTGGCACAGCCATAGACCTGCTACTCCAATCGATCCCAATCTGGACTGGATTCACAAGGTAGCAGCTCTAGGCAACCGCAGCATGGAGGAAGATGAAGGTAAGAGCAACTATCAGGCCGGTGCGGATTTCGAAATTGCTGTGCGAGATAGCCTGCAATATTTAGGCTTCAAAATTGAACTTTCTCACAGAGGGGGCGCAGGTGGTTTAGACTTAGCCTGTTCCGAACCTTACGCTCTTATTGGTGAGTGCAAGTCTGGCAAGAGAATTCCCAACGACACCGCTGTTCAGCTTCTCAATCTCGGTACCTTAAGACTAACTGATAAAGAAACCTATAGGACTGCTGCTAAGTTAATTATTGGCCCTGGTGAACCCACATCTCAGCTAGAAAAAGCTGCAAAGGTACACGGTATGGCAATCATCAATCCGACAACTCTCGAAAATCTAGTACAACTTCATCACCAGCATCCAGGCTCCATTGATCTCTTGCAACTGAAAGAGTACCTAGCCGATGGTCGCGCCGATGACGAGGTTGACAAGTATATTCAAAAAGTGAAAGCGCAGCTAGCATTACGCGCTTACATTGTTGACCAGATTCGACATTATTTGGAAGATGCTAAAGCAGATGATGCCAATGTCGATTCCCTCCATGCCGTATATGTCGTCTCGAAGCGCGCTCCCTCTCTAAGTCGAGAAGAGTTCCATGAAATTTTGATCGAGTTGTCTTCGCCGCTAGCAGGCTATCTTGGGCGCAGAAAAGACTCAGATGGCAAAGATCATTTTTATTTCCTGCGAGAGCTTCATGTCTAG
- a CDS encoding methyltransferase domain-containing protein, protein MNELNIQELVKVAEAYEQLLAPALFTEWTPRLADAADIQEGQHVLDVACGTGVLARVVAERVGRNGSVSGVDVNPGMLAVANRIAPAVEWREGDAESLLYANDSFDAVLSQFGLMLFAAPIIALQEMRRVLKPGGHLAVAVFGSLEDLPAYGAIANVYEHQVGKAVGDALRMPFSMGDPDTLASVFASAGITSAAIRMEEGMARFSSVRNMVLADVKGWFPFAGIHLNEDTIEAVVEEAETVLEAFQTDSGAVEFRVPVHIITATKS, encoded by the coding sequence ATGAATGAACTAAATATCCAAGAACTTGTGAAAGTTGCTGAAGCTTATGAACAACTCCTCGCCCCAGCTTTGTTCACAGAATGGACACCTCGGTTAGCGGATGCAGCCGACATCCAGGAAGGCCAACACGTCCTGGATGTTGCGTGTGGCACCGGAGTGCTGGCACGAGTCGTTGCCGAGCGGGTTGGTCGTAATGGATCGGTGTCGGGGGTGGATGTTAATCCGGGTATGCTAGCCGTCGCGAACCGCATCGCCCCAGCGGTTGAGTGGCGTGAAGGAGACGCTGAATCGTTGCTTTATGCAAACGACAGCTTTGATGCCGTCCTTAGCCAGTTCGGGTTGATGCTCTTTGCAGCCCCCATAATCGCCCTACAAGAAATGAGGCGCGTACTAAAGCCCGGTGGTCATTTGGCAGTAGCGGTGTTTGGCTCTCTGGAAGATTTGCCCGCCTATGGTGCTATCGCTAATGTTTACGAGCACCAGGTCGGTAAGGCGGTAGGCGATGCGCTTCGTATGCCCTTCTCGATGGGTGATCCGGACACACTTGCATCGGTGTTCGCTAGTGCAGGGATTACTTCCGCGGCAATCAGAATGGAGGAGGGCATGGCTCGCTTTTCAAGCGTTAGGAATATGGTGCTTGCGGACGTGAAGGGATGGTTCCCGTTTGCGGGCATCCATCTAAACGAGGATACAATTGAAGCCGTTGTCGAAGAGGCTGAAACTGTGCTGGAGGCGTTTCAGACTGATAGCGGCGCAGTAGAGTTTCGAGTACCAGTTCACATCATTACAGCAACAAAATCATGA
- a CDS encoding aspartyl protease family protein has protein sequence MVDAQRFSYKIIDSNLGMVDRMPYLPLTLDFNGQSLNVEGLLDTGASVNVLPYELGTQLGLIWENETLSVLLAGNLARFEARAVVIAAQVSSFHTVDLAFAWTQAPNVPLILGQANFFFEFDVCFFRARSEFEVRLKQGE, from the coding sequence ATGGTTGACGCTCAAAGATTTTCTTATAAGATCATCGACAGCAACCTTGGCATGGTTGATCGAATGCCATACCTGCCTTTGACTCTCGACTTCAATGGTCAATCCTTGAACGTCGAGGGTTTATTGGATACAGGCGCTAGCGTAAATGTTCTCCCGTACGAGTTGGGAACGCAACTGGGTTTAATCTGGGAGAATGAAACACTCTCGGTTCTATTAGCAGGAAATCTGGCTCGATTTGAAGCTCGTGCAGTGGTTATTGCCGCACAAGTCAGTTCTTTTCACACTGTTGATCTTGCATTTGCCTGGACGCAAGCACCTAATGTGCCTTTAATTTTGGGTCAAGCTAATTTCTTTTTTGAGTTTGATGTTTGTTTTTTCCGTGCGCGTTCTGAATTTGAAGTCCGTCTCAAGCAGGGTGAGTAA
- a CDS encoding phage integrase N-terminal SAM-like domain-containing protein, translating to MDPQPRKLLDQVRDAIRLKHYSYKTEQTYVGWIHRYTLFHNKQHPKEMGSAEIEAFLTHLTVEKQVLASTQNQAFSALLFLYRQVLNQDLGSSINAVRARPSRYLPTVLIKAEVRSILSRVTKSPSLVIQILYGSGLRLNEGLRLRVKDLDFAQRHVIVRDAKGNESRSGLNSHECNRQSSLISRASRSRLQPVTIDTLAVTTDTLAVTTDTWRLTSEMASRLTDVNLIGDG from the coding sequence ATGGACCCCCAACCTAGGAAGCTGCTCGACCAGGTTCGAGATGCTATTCGGCTTAAACATTATTCCTATAAAACTGAGCAGACCTATGTCGGCTGGATTCATCGCTATACCCTTTTCCACAACAAGCAGCATCCCAAGGAAATGGGTAGTGCTGAGATTGAGGCATTCTTGACTCATCTCACCGTTGAAAAGCAGGTGTTAGCCTCTACTCAAAATCAGGCATTCAGTGCTCTGCTGTTTTTATACCGCCAGGTCTTGAATCAAGACCTAGGCAGCTCTATCAATGCCGTTCGCGCTAGGCCATCCCGGTATTTGCCAACGGTACTCATCAAAGCTGAGGTGAGATCAATACTCAGCCGGGTGACCAAGAGTCCCAGCCTCGTGATTCAGATACTCTACGGTAGTGGCTTACGGCTCAACGAAGGTCTACGGTTGCGCGTAAAGGATTTGGATTTTGCTCAGCGTCACGTTATTGTCCGTGATGCAAAAGGCAACGAAAGTCGATCAGGATTAAACTCCCATGAATGCAACCGCCAGTCATCGCTGATATCTAGAGCCTCACGGTCGAGACTCCAGCCAGTCACCATTGACACTCTGGCAGTCACCACTGACACTCTGGCAGTCACCACTGATACCTGGAGGCTCACCAGTGAGATGGCAAGCCGATTGACTGACGTAAATCTAATAGGTGATGGCTAA
- a CDS encoding DUF1823 family protein produces the protein MDALPALTTDTIWAILNDTLDDDTVNRLVWHHLGYRYDPANDAWQTDMVEPTWAEAYPIPPHFIESRPATVKLTRSIPKDNKQLLKTYLGFKGYSVDQLIPRLTRRATMANWLLSVMQQQGLLDAMD, from the coding sequence ATGGATGCCTTGCCAGCGCTGACGACTGACACCATTTGGGCAATTCTTAACGACACCCTCGATGATGACACCGTGAACCGTTTGGTATGGCATCATCTCGGCTATCGCTACGACCCTGCCAACGATGCATGGCAAACTGACATGGTCGAGCCGACCTGGGCGGAAGCTTATCCCATCCCGCCCCATTTCATCGAGAGCCGTCCGGCCACTGTGAAGCTTACCCGCTCCATTCCCAAAGACAATAAACAACTGCTGAAAACCTACCTGGGGTTCAAGGGCTACAGCGTGGACCAGTTGATCCCTCGCCTCACCCGTCGGGCCACCATGGCCAACTGGCTGCTCAGTGTCATGCAGCAACAGGGTTTGCTGGACGCCATGGATTAG